The Nicotiana tabacum cultivar K326 chromosome 14, ASM71507v2, whole genome shotgun sequence genome contains a region encoding:
- the LOC107825267 gene encoding uncharacterized protein LOC107825267 — MGSCVSVHKDSESAMKIRLVFGSSKTDKLVTPSPLNKNDTKVSDLQLKSQTPAVTTFPDFGSKEETFFDSQPWLDSDCEDDFLSVNGDFTPSRGNTPVHHLARNLTGNRTPAYFQQSSPTDKKKRLSELFKESLRSDQDQNGQNAEEKQNGTNTKKETASTGAQLPPRSTPGTPYASVCSSERTPSGLLKSDVKTSKSAQCCLPRLLSSRSFNGRRSRMSPARNVG, encoded by the exons ATGGGTTCATGTGTTTCAGTGCACAAAGACTCTGAATCAGCCATGAAAATTCGTCTTGTTTTTGGTTCTTCCAAAACTGACAAGCTTGTCACTCCTTCACCTCTCAACAAAAATGATACCAAAGTCTCTGATCTTCAACTCAAATCTCAAACTCCTGCTGTTACTACTTTTCCTGACTTTG GTAGCAAGGAGGAGACCTTCTTTGATTCCCAGCCTTGGTTGGATTCAGATTGTGAAGATGACTTCTTAAGCGTGAATGGAG ATTTTACGCCATCCCGTGGAAATACACCTGTTCATCACTTAGCTAGAAATTTAACAGGGAACAGAACCCCTGCTTATTTTCAGCAATCATCCCCAACGGATAAAAAGAAGAGATTATCTGAACTTTTCAAAGAAAGCTTGAGAAGCGATCAGGACCAAAATGGgcaaaatgctgaagaaaaacAAAATGGTACAAATACTAAAAAAGAAACTGCGTCAACTGGTGCTCAACTTCCTCCAAGATCCACACCTGGGACACCTTATGCGTCTGTGTGTAGTAGCGAAAGAACACCCAGTGGACTGTTAAAATCTGACGTCAAAACGTCAAAGTCAGCACAATGTTGTCTTCCAAGGTTGCTCTCAAGTCGTAGCTTTAACGGAAGGAGGAGTAGAATGAGTCCTGCGCGTAATGTTGGCTGA